A genomic region of Ignavibacteriota bacterium contains the following coding sequences:
- a CDS encoding alpha-L-rhamnosidase, translating to MKKYTYLIACYFLISAEIMNLPPPTGLMVELLRFPEKAVITDAIPEFSWIVPNWVTKQIAFQILVASDIDLLINGNADYWNSGKINSEESISISYSGKDLKPNQSYWWKVKFWDEAGNESYFSDPQKFITSNFSSATESKWKSEYLQLGDSTWVSENRQTAVFQKIEPVEIITIDSMNYFIDFGKAAFGTLELRLNSTIEDSAIVYLGERKNENFTVNKNPGKSNIGCSKFKINLNKGITDYKIVIPRHHSNSPNHQELAPFYPEVMPFRFVEINSGHKIIIKNIRQNALFYPFNESSSNFISSNKNLNEVWNLCKYTLKVTPFLGVYADGNRERMPYEADSYIQQLGHYSVDMEYSIARYTTNFLLNNPSWPTEWHMHTIFMAWEDYLYTGDKEFLEENYELLKMKTFFSLEREDGLISTAPGKVTEEFLKKINFQGKKLSDIVDWPKGTPLGEIQAGNAGPTPEGERDGFVFTNINTVVNVFHYKSLEVMSKIADVLGNDQDKLFFETRAEKVRLSILEKLYDRKSGLFIDGEGTSHSSLHANMFALAFNIQPETNLTNVIKFIKSKGMACSVYGAQYLLDALFNVGESDYAISLMSSENKRSWMNMINSGSTMTTEAWDEYFKPNLTWNHAWGSAPANVIVRRMVGILPLESGFKSFAIIPQPGYLNFIKLKTPTIRGTIEYNLFIDKLDWKMEVSVPGNSTAFLYLPSKFKNVMIDDENVLPSKTKNIFHEDRNIYILKSGFHNITAN from the coding sequence ATGAAAAAATACACATATTTAATTGCGTGTTATTTTCTGATTTCGGCTGAAATTATGAATCTACCTCCGCCGACCGGCTTGATGGTTGAACTGTTGCGCTTTCCGGAAAAAGCCGTTATAACCGATGCTATTCCAGAATTTAGTTGGATAGTTCCAAATTGGGTTACCAAACAAATAGCATTTCAAATCTTAGTTGCCTCAGATATAGATTTATTAATAAACGGAAACGCAGATTATTGGAATTCGGGTAAAATTAATTCGGAAGAATCAATAAGTATTAGCTATTCGGGAAAAGACCTTAAACCAAATCAATCATATTGGTGGAAAGTAAAATTTTGGGATGAAGCAGGAAATGAAAGTTATTTCAGCGATCCGCAAAAATTTATTACTTCAAATTTTTCATCTGCGACTGAATCTAAATGGAAAAGTGAATATTTACAATTAGGTGATTCAACTTGGGTTTCGGAAAATAGGCAAACAGCAGTTTTTCAGAAAATTGAACCGGTTGAAATTATTACAATTGATTCTATGAATTACTTTATCGATTTTGGAAAGGCGGCATTTGGAACTCTTGAGCTGAGATTAAATTCCACAATTGAAGATTCGGCAATAGTTTACTTGGGTGAAAGAAAAAATGAAAATTTTACAGTAAATAAAAATCCGGGTAAATCTAATATCGGTTGCAGTAAATTTAAAATAAATTTAAATAAAGGTATCACAGATTATAAAATTGTAATTCCGAGACATCATTCAAATTCTCCAAACCATCAGGAGTTAGCGCCTTTTTATCCAGAAGTTATGCCGTTTCGATTCGTTGAAATAAACAGCGGTCATAAAATTATTATTAAAAATATCAGACAGAATGCATTATTTTATCCGTTTAATGAGTCGAGTTCTAATTTCATTAGTTCTAATAAAAATCTTAATGAAGTTTGGAATTTGTGCAAATATACTTTAAAGGTGACTCCTTTTCTTGGTGTTTATGCCGATGGAAACAGAGAACGAATGCCTTACGAAGCGGATTCGTATATTCAGCAGTTGGGGCATTATTCCGTTGACATGGAATATTCAATCGCGAGGTATACAACAAATTTTTTACTCAACAATCCTTCTTGGCCTACAGAATGGCATATGCACACAATATTCATGGCATGGGAGGATTACCTTTATACAGGCGATAAAGAATTTCTTGAGGAAAATTATGAACTTCTTAAAATGAAAACTTTTTTTAGCCTTGAAAGGGAAGACGGATTAATTAGTACCGCGCCCGGAAAAGTTACTGAAGAATTTTTAAAGAAAATAAATTTTCAAGGAAAGAAATTAAGCGATATTGTTGATTGGCCTAAGGGAACACCTTTAGGTGAAATACAAGCCGGTAATGCAGGACCAACACCCGAAGGAGAGAGAGATGGTTTTGTATTTACAAACATAAATACGGTTGTAAATGTTTTTCACTATAAAAGTTTAGAAGTAATGTCAAAGATTGCAGATGTGCTAGGGAATGACCAAGATAAATTATTTTTCGAAACTAGGGCGGAAAAAGTTAGGTTAAGTATATTAGAAAAATTATATGATAGAAAAAGCGGATTATTTATAGACGGAGAAGGAACATCACATAGCAGTTTACACGCCAATATGTTTGCGTTGGCTTTTAATATTCAGCCAGAAACAAATTTAACGAACGTTATTAAATTCATTAAAAGTAAAGGCATGGCTTGCAGCGTATATGGAGCTCAATATTTACTTGATGCCCTATTTAACGTTGGTGAATCTGATTATGCTATATCTTTGATGTCATCCGAAAATAAAAGAAGCTGGATGAATATGATAAACTCAGGATCAACAATGACAACAGAAGCTTGGGATGAATACTTTAAACCCAATTTAACTTGGAATCATGCTTGGGGTTCCGCTCCGGCAAATGTAATTGTAAGGCGAATGGTAGGAATTCTGCCGCTGGAATCGGGATTTAAATCTTTCGCGATTATTCCGCAGCCGGGATATTTAAATTTTATTAAACTTAAAACGCCCACAATTAGAGGAACAATTGAATATAATTTATTTATTGATAAATTAGATTGGAAAATGGAAGTCTCGGTTCCTGGTAATTCAACGGCGTTTTTATATCTTCCATCAAAATTTAAAAATGTTATGATAGATGATGAAAACGTATTGCCGAGTAAAACGAAAAATATTTTTCATGAAGATAGAAATATTTATATTCTTAAGAGCGGATTCCACAACATAACCGCAAATTGA
- a CDS encoding 9-O-acetylesterase, which yields MKSTNYVFQFSFIKFIKYLIIFLFYLQINVVCQSSNPPAKNIKLNPLFTDNMILQQNKTITIWGKAEPGGKIIIKLLNQEKQTISDVTGNWKVNLEPINAGGPYEIKIIGEQTIVIKNVMIGEVWICSGQSNMEMQVGGSGKVLNYKDEIANAKYPNIRLLTVEKKMAETPQDTFSSEGWKQCSPETISDFSAVAYFFGRELYKNLNVPIGLINTSWGGTVVEAWISGNSLKKNPDFLETVKIIESDTTSDSEKAEIERKKINEWPDKIEKILNEKGIFSHDFQNLSYNSDSWQEMSLPKLWEDDDLTYDGVVWFIKEINLNDAWKGNKLLLSLGKINDYDVTWFNGYKVGRGVDVQDLRKYDIPDSIVNHGKNIIAVAVLDIGNVGGIYGPAKELKLEKHNESISLSGNWKFKIDPITIDVSKLPEKPTSNVGPNRPTVLFNGMINPLIPFNFQGVIWYQGESNAERAYQYRELFKTQINDWRENWGGFNFPFLFVQLANFKKVNSNPSDDSWAELREAQLLNLNLDNTGMAVTIDIGEEKDIHPKNKQEVGKRLALNALAKVYKQEVTYSGPIYDSMKIEDGKIIIKFSNTDGGLISKGNNKLLGFQIAGEDKKFVWAEAEISGNEVNVSNQLIKKPVAVRYAWASNPICNLYNGAGLPASPFRTDDWPGITYGKK from the coding sequence ATGAAAAGTACAAATTACGTATTCCAATTTTCATTTATTAAGTTCATTAAGTATCTAATAATATTTTTATTTTATTTACAGATAAACGTAGTTTGCCAAAGCAGCAATCCTCCGGCAAAAAATATTAAGCTAAATCCTTTGTTCACTGACAATATGATTTTACAACAAAATAAAACAATTACAATTTGGGGCAAAGCTGAGCCGGGCGGAAAAATAATTATTAAATTGTTAAATCAAGAGAAACAAACAATTTCTGATGTAACAGGAAATTGGAAAGTAAATTTAGAACCGATAAATGCGGGCGGACCATACGAAATAAAAATTATAGGCGAACAAACTATTGTAATTAAAAATGTTATGATTGGTGAGGTTTGGATATGTTCCGGACAATCAAATATGGAAATGCAGGTTGGCGGATCTGGAAAAGTTCTGAATTATAAAGATGAAATTGCAAACGCAAAATATCCTAATATTCGACTTCTAACAGTAGAAAAGAAAATGGCAGAAACGCCGCAGGATACTTTTTCAAGTGAAGGATGGAAACAATGTTCACCTGAAACTATTTCCGACTTTTCCGCTGTAGCATATTTCTTTGGAAGAGAATTGTATAAAAATTTAAATGTTCCAATAGGTTTAATTAATACATCTTGGGGCGGAACAGTTGTTGAAGCTTGGATAAGCGGAAATTCACTTAAAAAAAATCCAGACTTTTTAGAAACGGTTAAAATTATTGAATCAGATACAACGAGTGATTCTGAAAAAGCTGAAATTGAAAGGAAAAAAATTAACGAATGGCCGGATAAAATTGAAAAAATTCTAAATGAAAAAGGAATATTTTCTCATGACTTTCAAAATTTGTCTTATAATTCAGATAGTTGGCAGGAAATGAGTCTGCCGAAACTTTGGGAAGATGATGATTTAACTTATGATGGAGTTGTATGGTTTATCAAGGAAATTAATTTAAATGATGCATGGAAGGGGAATAAATTATTATTATCATTAGGTAAAATTAATGACTATGACGTTACTTGGTTTAATGGCTATAAAGTAGGCAGAGGTGTCGACGTTCAAGATCTAAGAAAATATGACATCCCCGATTCAATTGTTAATCACGGTAAAAATATTATTGCTGTTGCAGTTTTGGATATTGGAAATGTCGGTGGAATATACGGTCCGGCTAAAGAATTAAAATTAGAAAAACACAATGAGTCAATTTCTCTCTCGGGTAATTGGAAATTTAAAATTGATCCAATTACAATTGATGTAAGCAAATTACCAGAAAAACCGACAAGCAATGTTGGTCCAAATAGACCAACTGTTCTTTTTAACGGAATGATAAATCCTTTAATTCCTTTTAATTTTCAAGGTGTCATTTGGTATCAAGGAGAATCTAACGCTGAAAGAGCTTATCAATACAGAGAATTATTTAAAACGCAAATTAATGATTGGCGTGAAAATTGGGGCGGATTTAATTTCCCGTTTTTATTTGTGCAGTTGGCAAATTTTAAAAAGGTTAATTCTAATCCATCTGATGATTCTTGGGCGGAATTACGAGAAGCACAACTTTTGAATTTAAATTTAGATAATACCGGAATGGCAGTTACTATTGATATAGGCGAAGAGAAAGATATTCATCCAAAAAATAAACAAGAAGTTGGAAAAAGATTGGCATTAAACGCGTTGGCTAAAGTCTATAAACAAGAAGTAACTTATTCCGGCCCAATATATGATTCAATGAAAATTGAAGACGGTAAAATAATTATTAAATTTTCAAATACTGACGGCGGACTTATTTCAAAAGGGAATAACAAATTATTGGGATTCCAAATTGCCGGCGAAGATAAAAAATTTGTTTGGGCAGAAGCAGAAATTTCCGGTAATGAAGTTAATGTGTCAAATCAATTAATTAAAAAGCCTGTTGCGGTTAGATATGCTTGGGCTTCCAATCCTATCTGCAATTTATATAATGGCGCGGGTTTGCCTGCCTCGCCGTTTAGAACTGATGATTGGCCTGGAATAACTTACGGGAAAAAATAA